The Episyrphus balteatus chromosome 4, idEpiBalt1.1, whole genome shotgun sequence genome includes a window with the following:
- the LOC129918044 gene encoding igLON family member 5, with product LLPADPKFSAPIANVTVPVGRDAVLTCLVHELVSYKVAWLRVDTQTILSIQNHVITKNHRIGISHTEHRIWQLRIREVSESDRGWYMCQINTDPMKSQVGYLDVVVSPDIIDYQTSKDIAVQEGHNVTFICTASGLPTPVITWRREKEAPLITNGNRKIFSLEGPNLTLSQVNRHHMGAYLCIASNGVPPTVSKRILLIVNFAPKLWSRYDRIYTAIGQRVVLECISESHPLSINYWLKDKEFIQGGTYELDTLDNIHKIVMRLTIRPMKAKEFGEYKCVSKNLLGETERSTYIYHKSKMNSHEVKRTNIEENEFILIEDILSKSTKLDQRIYFQENYLVLCFIKLLMDKLRYL from the exons CTTCTTCCAGCTGATCCCAAGTTTAGCGCCCCAATTGCCAATGTCACTGTACCAGTTGGAAGAGATGCAGTTCTTACGTGTCTAGTTCATGAACTGGTATCCTATAAg gtTGCATGGCTCCGAGTGGACACCCAAACAATCCTCTCAATACAAAACCatgttataacaaaaaatcatcgtatCGGAATAAGTCATACGGAACATCGCATCTGGCAGTTGCGTATTCGTGAGGTAAGTGAATCCGATCGCGGTTGGTATATGTGCCAAATCAACACTGATCCAATGAAAAGTCAAGTCGGTTACTTGGATGTAGTAGTTTCACCAGATATTATCGATTATCAAACAAGCAAAGATATTGCTGTTCAAGAGGGTCACAATGTTACTTTTATATGCACTGCCTCAGGTCTTCCAACACCGGTTATAACATGGCGAAGAGAAAAAGAAGCTCCTCTCATAACCAATGGAAATCGGAAGATATTCAGTCTTGAAGGACCAAATCTTACATTGAGTCAAGTGAATCGACATCATATGGGAGCATATCTTTGTATTGCTTCAAATGGTGTACCACCAACTGTTAGCAAGAGGATTTTATTAATTGTTAATT TTGCACCAAAGTTATGGTCACGTTATGATAGAATCTACACAGCAATTGGACAACGTGTTGTCTTGGAGTGCATTTCTGAATCCCATCCCTTATCGATCAACTATTGGCTTAAAGATAAAGAATTCATACAAGGCGGGACATATGAATTAGATACTTTGGATAATATCCATAAAATTGTAATGCGCCTCACAATAAGACCAATGAAAGCGAAAGAATTTGGCGAATACAAATGTGTTTCAAAGAATCTTCTGGGAGAGACCGAAAGATCCACGTACATATATC ATAAATCAAAGATGAACTCACATGAAGTCAAACGAACCAACATAGAAGAAAATGAATTCATACTAATAGAAG atattttatcaaaaagcaCTAAGTTAGACcagagaatttattttcaagaaaactaCCTTGTTCTTTGTTTCATTAAACTTCTTATGGATAAGCTTAGATACTTGTAA